One Corynebacterium efficiens YS-314 DNA segment encodes these proteins:
- a CDS encoding prolyl oligopeptidase family serine peptidase, with protein MTDNYSFLEPIDSPEALKWAEKWSEVTVDKLPEAPRTALRDRLLEALNTDDRIPYVSRRGETLYNFWRDAAHPRGLWRTTTLESYLTGEPTWKVLIDVDALAEAEDENWVWKGAHVRAPEYDRALVKLSRGGADATVIREFDLATATFVDTDPFIVEEAKTDVSWLDRDTLLIGTDTGEGSLTTSGYPARVRTWKRGTELVDAPLFFTGEREDVAVGAWVDPTPGWERTFVSRAVDFYNSREFVEVDGELTFIDVPDDCDVVVRRQWIFINPRTEFAGIPAGGLGVMEFEAFLAGQREFQPVFTPTASTSLQGLSTTENHLLLTLLDDVSTSIVVVDIHDPTGPQRTLAVPEHTTAHIVATAALDGDEIWVQAATFTQPGTLLRGDLSDSLELTEVRRSPLQWNNAGLDTRQHWATSADGTKIPYFISGRFGEEPKPTLVHAYGGFEVSLTPGHSPTRGIAWLEKGYLFVEANLRGGGEFGPQWHSQAVKKNRRKVWEDHQAVLEDIVARGYATPELIAIRGGSNGGLLTSGALTQYPEAFGAAVVQVPLTDMLRYHTWSAGASWMAEYGNPEDPEERAVIETYSPLHNVESANKRPYPPALVTTSTRDDRVHPAHARLFAQALLDAGQPVDYYENTEGGHAGAADNEQVAHMESLIYTWIEKSLGLISTDEG; from the coding sequence ATGACCGACAATTACTCCTTCCTCGAACCCATCGATTCCCCCGAGGCCCTCAAATGGGCTGAAAAGTGGTCAGAGGTGACCGTCGACAAGCTCCCCGAGGCGCCACGCACCGCACTACGGGACCGCCTCCTGGAGGCGCTGAACACCGACGACCGGATCCCGTATGTGAGCAGGCGCGGGGAGACACTGTACAACTTCTGGCGCGACGCCGCCCATCCGCGGGGGTTGTGGCGCACGACCACGCTGGAGTCCTACCTCACCGGCGAGCCGACCTGGAAGGTGCTCATTGATGTTGATGCCCTGGCCGAGGCCGAGGATGAGAACTGGGTGTGGAAGGGTGCGCATGTCCGCGCCCCGGAATATGACCGCGCGCTGGTGAAGCTGTCGCGTGGGGGTGCCGATGCCACTGTCATCCGGGAATTCGACCTCGCCACCGCCACGTTCGTGGACACCGATCCCTTCATCGTCGAAGAGGCCAAGACCGATGTGTCCTGGCTGGACCGGGATACGCTGCTGATCGGCACGGACACCGGCGAGGGCTCGCTGACCACCTCCGGCTACCCGGCGCGCGTGCGCACCTGGAAGCGCGGGACGGAGCTTGTCGACGCCCCACTGTTCTTCACCGGCGAGCGCGAGGATGTCGCCGTCGGCGCATGGGTGGATCCGACCCCCGGCTGGGAGCGCACCTTCGTCTCCCGCGCGGTGGATTTCTACAACTCCCGCGAGTTCGTGGAGGTCGACGGCGAGCTCACCTTCATCGACGTCCCCGATGACTGTGATGTGGTGGTGCGCAGGCAGTGGATCTTCATCAATCCCCGCACCGAGTTCGCCGGCATCCCCGCCGGTGGGCTGGGCGTGATGGAATTCGAGGCCTTCCTCGCCGGCCAGCGTGAGTTCCAGCCCGTGTTCACCCCCACCGCCTCGACCTCCCTGCAGGGCCTATCCACCACGGAAAACCACCTGCTGCTGACGCTGCTGGATGATGTGTCCACCTCGATCGTGGTGGTGGATATCCATGATCCAACCGGCCCACAGCGCACCCTGGCCGTACCGGAGCACACCACCGCGCACATCGTGGCCACTGCTGCACTGGATGGGGATGAGATCTGGGTGCAGGCCGCCACCTTCACCCAGCCGGGCACACTGCTGCGCGGGGATCTCTCCGACTCCCTCGAGCTGACCGAGGTGCGCCGCTCGCCCCTGCAGTGGAACAACGCCGGCCTGGACACGCGCCAGCACTGGGCCACCTCCGCCGATGGCACGAAGATCCCGTATTTCATCTCCGGGCGTTTCGGCGAGGAGCCCAAGCCAACGCTGGTGCATGCCTATGGAGGTTTCGAGGTCTCACTCACCCCGGGCCACTCCCCCACCCGCGGTATCGCCTGGTTGGAGAAGGGCTACCTGTTCGTGGAGGCCAACCTGCGCGGCGGCGGCGAGTTCGGGCCGCAGTGGCATTCCCAGGCGGTGAAGAAGAACCGCCGCAAGGTGTGGGAGGACCACCAGGCGGTGCTCGAGGACATTGTGGCGCGCGGGTATGCCACCCCGGAGCTCATCGCCATCCGCGGTGGGTCCAACGGCGGGCTGCTCACCAGTGGTGCGCTCACCCAGTACCCCGAGGCCTTCGGCGCCGCGGTGGTGCAGGTGCCACTGACCGACATGCTGCGCTATCACACCTGGTCAGCGGGTGCGTCCTGGATGGCGGAGTACGGAAACCCGGAGGATCCGGAGGAACGGGCGGTCATTGAAACGTATTCACCGTTGCATAATGTGGAAAGCGCAAACAAGCGCCCCTACCCACCGGCGCTGGTGACCACCTCGACGCGGGACGACCGCGTGCACCCCGCGCACGCCCGCCTGTTTGCGCAGGCGCTTCTCGACGCCGGACAGCCCGTGGATTATTACGAGAACACCGAAGGCGGTCACGCCGGAGCCGCCGATAATGAGCAGGTGGCACATATGGAATCCCTGATCTACACGTGGATCGAGAAGTCCCTTGGGCTGATTTCCACTGATGAGGGGTAA
- a CDS encoding monooxygenase produces the protein MTTLLVFEFPSTGPFGADAETAYADLAHDIAGEAGLIWKVWTEDPQREVAGGVYLFADEASTQAYVEKHTARLAGFGITDITATSYEVNEVLSRIDHAVLGR, from the coding sequence ATGACTACACTCCTGGTTTTCGAATTCCCCTCCACCGGCCCCTTCGGCGCAGACGCCGAGACCGCCTACGCCGACCTGGCCCACGACATCGCCGGTGAGGCCGGCCTGATCTGGAAGGTTTGGACGGAAGACCCGCAGCGTGAGGTTGCTGGCGGTGTCTATCTCTTTGCCGATGAGGCGAGCACGCAGGCCTATGTGGAGAAACACACCGCCCGGCTGGCTGGTTTCGGCATCACCGATATCACTGCAACGTCCTATGAGGTCAATGAGGTACTATCGCGTATCGATCACGCGGTGTTGGGGCGTTGA